The genomic window TCGCCCAACCGCACATTGAGAGCCACGCCCGCGACAAGGAGAACGAGGCCCAGAACGAAGAGGGCCACCGCCTGCAATCGACGCTTCCCGGACGGGGCGCGCATACGCCCGCCCCGCACAGTGGACGCGAACTTGGGGTCCTCGGCGTAGAGCGCGCTCTCGATCTGGTCGAGCATGCGCTGCTCGTGCTCGGAGAGTGGCACGGTACCTCCCCCGGCACTAAGAGTTGACACCTCGCCGCGGTGCGGTGAGGCGGGTAACGGCTGACGGTTACCTGAACTCGATAATACGAGGTGCGCCCGCGGCGTACCACCTACTCCGCCGACAAGTTCCCGACGAATCGGTGGTATCCGGGGGTTGCCACCGACGACAAGCCCGTGACCTGCCGAAATGCGGCGTACCGGACACTCGGTGTTCGCTACGCGCCGACACCGCCCCCGCCCCGCACCACCCCGGTGAGCAGATCGTCCACCGCGATGAGGAACCGTCCGACGTCCGCGTAGAACCGATCCGCTGCGGAGCTCTCGACCGAGCGGGTCACCCCCGATTCAATCGCGGCCCGGAGCGCGGAGTGCTCCGCGAAGTAGTCGGCCCAGTCCGCGAACTCCGGTGCCGCGCGCGCCATGAGCACCCAGGCACTGCGCGAACGCGGACGTCGCCCGGTCGCCGCCCGGGCCGCACCGTCACAGGCCGCCAGTACCGCGGCGGCCCCCTTCAACGCGGCCAGATACGCGCACCGGAACCGTTCGTCGGCCCGCGACGCACCGGCAGCCTCCGACAGCAAGCCGTCCGCGCGCCGCAGCAACACCGTCGCCCGGTACGGCGCCGACATCGGCGAACGCACGGCCGCCGCGCACCCACCTGCCGGCACCACCGGACTCGACACCACCCGTGCCATGACTCAGAGCACCTCCCACGGCTGCCGAGTTCCCGGTGATCCGGTGATGCATCGCTTCCCCACAGAACCACCGACACATCACCGGATCACCATCATCGAACACCTGTTCGACATATTCAATATAGCTGGCCCCACCGACACGTCGTCAAGGGAGAGATCAAGAGTGAGCCCACAGACGGACTCCGAGGACCGCTCGGACGGCACCGAACCGAGAATCGTGGATCTGCCCGCGGCCGACATGCGTTCCCGGTTGCCCGAGGCACTCGCGATCTACGTCGCCGCCATGGGGTATCCGAAAGGCACCGAATACCACCGCGCACCCATGTGGTCCGAGCACATCGCTCGGCCCGGCTGGCGTGCCGTCGGTGCCGTCCGCACCGACCCCCACCACCCCGACCGGCCCGCGGAGCTCGTCGCGATCGCCTACGGCTACCGCGGCGGCCCCGACCAGTGGTGGCAGCAGCAGGTCCGCCACGGAATGCGCGCGACCGGTTGGAGCGGCGAGCAGGTCGACTTCGTCCTGGGGAACTATTTCGAGCTGACCGAACTGCACGTCCACCCGGACGCGCAGGGCCACCGACTCGGCGAACAACTGCTCCGCCGACTCCTCGCCGACCGCCCGGAGCGGGGCGTCCTGCTGTCGACCCCCGAGGTCGATCGCGAGGACAACCGTGCGTGGCGGCTGTACCGGCGCACCGGATTCCGCGACGTCGTCCGGCACTTCACGTTCGCGGGCGACCGGCGTCCGTTCGCGGTTCTGGGCCGAGGGTTGCCGCTGTGACCGCGACTCTCGACGCCGTCGTCGTCGGATCGGGGCACAACGCACTCGTGTCCGCGTGCTACCTCGCCCGTGACGGCTGGTCCGTCGAGGTCCTCGAACGGGACACGGTGCTCGGTGGTGCGGTGTCGACCGTCGAGAGGTTCCCCGGGCACCGGATCGACCGAGGCTCGTCGGCGCACATCATGATCCGGCACTCCGGGATCGTCGAGGAACTCGGCCTCGCCGCCCACGGGCTGCGCTACATCGACTGCGATCCGTGGGCGTTCGCGCCCGCGCCGGCGGGGTCGGATCGTCCGGGCATCGTGTTCCACCGCAGCCTCGACCGGACGTGTGCGTCGATCGAGGCTGCGTGCGGCGTCGCCGACGCGGACGCCTACCGGCGGTTCGTCGGCACGTGGGGGCCGCGCAGTGCCCGGGTCATGCGCGCGTTCGCGGCCCCGCCGACCGGCGGGCACCTGCTGCGCTCGTTCTGGGGCCTGGACACGTCCGACGGGGCCGGCGCGCTCTCCCGCGAGTTCATGACGACGGGTGACGCACTGCTCGACGAGTACTTCGACAGCGAACCGCTCAAGGCGGCGCTCGCCTGGTTCGGTGCCCAGTCCGGTCCCCCGATGTCGGAGCCGGGCACCGCGCCGATGGTGGGGTTCGCGGCGCTGATGCACACGCTGCCCCCGGGCCGCGCGGTCGGCGGCAGCGGGGCGCTCACGGCGGCGCTGGCGTCGCGTCTGGAATCGGACGGCGGCACCGTCACACTCGGTGACGGGGTCACCGAGTTGCGTCGCGACACCGACGCCTGGACCGTCGTCACCGCGTCGGGCCGCCGGGTGCGGGCCCGCACAGTGATCGCGGGCTGTCACGTGCTCACGACACTCGACCTGCTCGAACGAGGCGGCTACGACCGGGAGACACTCGCAGGCTGGCGGCGGCGGATCCGCGTCGGCCCCGGAATCGGGCTGGTGCTGCGGCTCGGGACGGACGCGTTGCCGTCGTACCCGAGCGTGCCCGACGGCGAGACCACTGTGTCGTCCACGTCGGGGCTGCAACTGCTCGTCACCGATCGGGCGCAGCTGCGGACCGCGCACGGCGCTGCGCTGGCCGGTGAGCTGCCCCCGGATCCGGCGGTGCTGGCCATGAGCTTCAGCAGTATCGATCCGACCATCTCCCCGGCCGGGGAGCATCAGGTGACGTTGTGGTCGCAGTGGCAGCCGTACGCACTGTCCGGCGGCCGGAGCTGGGCCGACATCGGCGAGCGGGAGGCCGACCGGGTGATCGCGGGCGTCGACGCCCTGGCCCCCGGTTTCGCCGGCAGCATCCGGCACCGGCACGTGCAGACGCCCGCGGACATCGAACGCGAAATGGGGCTGCTCGGCGGCAACGTGATGCACGTGGAGATGTCGCTGGACCAGATGTTCATGTGGCGGCCGATCCCGGAGCTGTCGGGGCAGCGCGTCCCGCACGCGTCGGGGCTGTATCTGACCGGGGCGTCCACGCATCCCGGTGGCGGCGTGTCCGGGGCCAGTGGGCGCAGCGCGGCCCGGATCGCGCTCGCCGACGCGCGCGGCGGCCGGGTGCGGCGTCTGCTGCGCGGCCGGCTGCGGTGACGAGCACCGTCACCCGGTCCCCGCTCGTGCGGGTGTCCGCGGTGCTCGCGGCGGCCGCCGTCGCGGCGCAGATCGTCTATCCCCTCGTCGACGGACGTGCCCGAGATGTCGTGACGGTCGTGGTCGTCGCACTGCTGGCGGCGGCGTCGATCGTGCACGCCGTCGCGGTCCGGGGCGGCCGGTGGGCGGTGGGCCTGGTAGCGGCGACGGCCGGGATCGGGCTGGTCTCGGAGATCGTCGGGACGGCGACCGGCTACCCGTACGGCTGCTACGCGTATGCGACGGACCGGCTCGGCTGGGCGATCGCGGACGTCCCGGCGGTGGTGCCGTTGGCGTGGACGGCCGGCTTCTACCCGGTGTGGTGTGCGGCGTCGCTGGTCACCCGGACGCGGGTGGCCCGGATCGTACTGACGACGATCGGCGTCGTCGGCTGGGATCTGTACCTCGATCCGCAGATGGTCGCGGACGGCCAGTGGCGCTGGTGTGTCGTCGACGCCGGACTGCCCGGTATCGCGCACATTCCGCTGACCAACTACGCCGGCTGGCTGCTCGTCGCGGCCGTCATGGCCGTCGTCGTGGATCGACTCGATGCCCGGCTCGATACACGACCGGGCTCGTCGCCGCCGTCGCCCGCTCGGGACGCGGTCCCGTTCGCGCTGCTGTCGTGGACGTGGCTCGGGTCCGCGCTCGCGCACGCCGTGTTCCTGGACGCGCCCGAGTTGCGGTATTCGGCGGTCTACGGGTTGCTCGCGATGGGGGCCGTCGGGGTGCCGCTGCTGGTGCGGCTGGCACGCCGGAACGTCGACACCTGACACCGGCGGCGGGCTGCGCCTGGCAGGATGCCGATGTGCTGTCGTCGACGCCTGCCCCGTCCTCCCGTCCCCGTTCCGTCCGCGCGGCCGCGGTCGCGATTCTCGCGATTCTGCTGATGCCGCTGCTCGCAGGCTGTCTGCGGGTGCAGGTGACGATGGGTGTGTCCACCGACGACAAGGTGTCCGGGCAGATCGTCGCCGCCACGGTTCCCAAGGACGAGAACGACAAGGGTCCGCAGCTCACCCCGCCGGACTCGCTCGCGCCGCGGATCCGGGTGGAGGAGTACCGCAAGGACGGCTATGTCGGTACGCAGGCGTTCTTCAGTGATCTCACGTTCGGGGACGTCAACGACCTCGGTTCGATGTACGGGCAGACCGGTGGCGTACTGCAATTGGCGTTGCGACGGGCCGGTGACCAGGTGACCCTCGACGGCCGGGTCGACCTCGAGGACATTCCCGCGCAGGGCACCGACGTGCAGTTCACGATCGCGTTCCCCACCCGCATCACCACCACGAACGGTGTCCGCAACGGCGATTCGACGGTCACCTGGACGCTGCCCGCCGGCGACGTCAGCACCCTGCACGCCGAGGTCCGCTACCCGGACCCGCGGACCCGCAGCTTCGCCGGCTGGGCGGGCATGGCCGGGGGTGTGGCCGTCGCGGTCGCGGTGATCGTCGGGGTGATGGCATGGCGTGGACGCAATCCCGCACCGCGTCCCGCGCAGGCGGAGACGGAGGCTACCGACGACGCGACCTCCGAGACCGTCCGGCACTGACCCGCGTGACCGCCGTGCCCCACCCGTTCGGTGTTGCGGTGCGCGCCGGTGCCGCCCTGGCACTCGCCGGGGTCGTCGTCGCCGTGGCCAACGTCGTCGCGCTGCCCCGGCTGCGGCCGCGCGGCGACACGGTCACCGAGCCGGTGACGGTGATCGTCCCGGCCCGTGACGAGGCCGACCGGATCGCCGCGCTCGTCGCGGACCTGCGGGCCCAACGTGGTCCGACGGCACTGCGGATCCTGATCGTCGACGACGATTCGGCCGACGACACCGCGGCGATCGTGGCCCGCGCGATCGACGGAGACGACCGTTTCACCCTGATCCGTACGACGGGGCCGCCGACACCGGGATGGCTCGGCAAGACCGCCGCGTGCGCGCGTGGCGCGGATCATGCTGCCCGGCAGGCGGATCCGGGCCGGCCAGGGGTGCTGGTCTTCCTCGACGCTGATGTCCGGACCCACCCGGATGCGGTCGCGGCCGCGGTGGCCGAGTTGCGGCGGCGGAACGCCGCACTGCTGTCGGCGTGGCCTCGGCAGGTTGCGGTCACGGCCGCGGAACGGCTGGTCCAGCCGCTGCTGTGCTGGTCGTGGTTCGCGAGCCTGCCGGTCGCGGTCGCGCACCGCAGCCGCCGCCCGTCGATGGCAGTCGCGTGCGGCCAGTTCCTGGTGTTCGACGCCGCCGCCTACACCCGGGCGGGCGGGCACGCCACGGTCGCGGGCGCGGTCACCGAGGATCTCGCGATCGCGCGGGCACTGCGGCGGCGGGGCGAACGCACCGTGGTGGCCGCGGCCGGTGCGGTGGCGTCGTGCCGTATGTACACCGGGGCCGGCGCGGTGCGCGACGGCTACACCCGCTGGTTGTGGTCCGCGTACGGCTCGCCTGCCGGGTCGGCCGCGGTGTCCGCGGTCGTCGCGCTCGGATACCTGTTGCCGCCGGTGGCCGTCGTGGTGGGACGCGGACGGATCCGCCGGTGGGCGCTGGCCGGGTACGGTGCGGCCGTGGCGTCCCGCGCGGCGGCGCGGGCCGTCGAAACCGGGCGGCGGCCCGGGCTCGGGGACGTCGTGGACGCCGCGGCCCACCCGCTGTCGGTGGCCGGGTATCTGTATCTGACCGCTGCGTCGCACGTCGGCCGGCGGCGTGGCCGGCTGCGGTGGAAGGGTCGAGGAGTCGGCTGACGGTCTCCGCTCAGGCGGTGGCCGCCGCGGGCGTCGACAGTCCCAGGTTGGCGAGGACCTCGCTCGTCGCCCGCGCGAAGTTGAGGGTGATGAAGTGCAGGCACGGTGCGCCCTCGGAAATCAGCCGCTCCGCCATCTCCGTCGCCACCTCGATACCGACCTCGCGCACGGCTGCCCGGTTCTCCTCCGGGCCGTCGCCCGCGGCCCGCACGAGACGTTCCTCGAGCGCCACCGGCAACCGTGATCCCGACAGCTCCAGGCTGCGCCGCGCCGACCTCAGCGACGTGATCGGCATGATCTCCGGGATGATCGGCTTCGCCCCCTGCTCGGCGTCGAACGCGACGACCCGGTCCCGCAGCCGCAGGTAGTCGTCGACGTCGAAGAACATCTGGGTGATCGAGTACTCGGCACCGGCCCGCAGTTTCTGCACCAGGTACTTCGTGTCGTGCTCGAGATCCGGGGCCCGGTAGTGCCCCTCGGGGAACGACGCGACACCGACGTGGAAGTCGCCCATCGCCCGGACCAGCCGGACCAGTTCCTCCGCGTACTCGACGCCGTCGGGATGTTTGACCCAGTCGCCGAGCGGATCGCCCGGCGGATCACCGCGCAGCACCAGGATGTTGCTGATGCCGCGATCCGCGTACGCCCCGCACATCGCCCGCAGCTCGTCGATGCTGTGTCCGACCGCCGTGAGGTGCGCGACCGGCAGCAGCGTCGTCTGATCGGCGATCTCCCCGGTCACCCGCACCGTTCGGTCCCGCGTCGAGCCGCCCGCGCCGTACGTCATCGACACGAACGCCGGATTCATCCGCTCGAACGCGCGCACCGCACGCCACAATCGAGCCTCGGCCGCCTCGTCACGCGGCGGCGAGAACTCGACCGAGAACGGGATCCGGTTGCTCCCGGAGTCCGCCGAAGAACGAATACGGTCCACGATCGAAGGGGTCTGGGTCACCCAACCTGCGCTGCTGCGCCCCCGAACGGCATCGAATGTCACGCACCCAGCATAGGTTGACCTGCGTCACCCGACCTCATCGTGTCGCCCGAATGGTCCGGGTAGGTGGGTGCCGGGCGGCGTCTAAGGTGGGGCCAGATGTAGTCCCACTGCATGTCGCGATCACCTTGGAGGCAGTCCTGTCCCCCCGCCCCGCTCCGTCCGTCCCGCCGCTCACCGATCTGGTCGAAGCATCGCTGCGGGAGTTCTTCGCGTCACGCGCCGACACGGTTCGTTCCGTCGGCGGCGGCTACCCGGACGCCGTCGCAGCGTTGGAGAGTTTCGTGTTGCGTGGCGGGAAGCGGGTCCGTCCCGTCTTCGCGTGGACGGGCTGGCTCGGGGCCGGTGGTGATCCCGACGGTCCGCAGGCGGCCGCGGCGCTGCGAGCGGCCTCGTCCCTCGAGCTGGTGCAGGCCTGCGCGCTGGTGCACGACGACATCATCGATGCATCCACCACCCGCCGAGGTTTCCCGACCGTGCACGTCGAGTTCGCCGGCCGGCATCGTGCGAACGGCTGGAACGGTGACGCCACCGGGTTCGGTCACGGTGTCGCGATCCTGCTCGGGGATCTCGCACTCGCGTGGGCCGACGACATGATCCGCGACTCCGGGCTCGATCCGACGGCGTCGGCGCGGGTGTCCCCGGTGTGGTCGGCGATGCGCACCGAGGTGCTCGGCGGCCAGTTCCTCGACATCACCGGTGAGGTGAGTGCCGACGAGTCGGTCGAGGCCGCCCTGCGGGTGAACCGGTTCAAGACGGCCGCGTACACGATCGAGCGACCCCTGCACCTGGGTGCGGCGATCGCGGGGGCGGACGCCGCCCTGGTGGACGCGTACCGGCGATTCGGCACCGACATCGGGATCGCGTTCCAGTTGCGTGACGATCTGCTGGGTGTGTTCGGCGATCCGGAGGTGACCGGCAAGCCGTCGGGTGACGATCTGCGGGCCGGGAAGCGGACGGTGCTGTTCGCGGTCGCACTCGCGCGGGCCGACGCCACCGACCCGGCCGCGGCCGCGGTGCTGCGGGACGCGATCGGGACGGACCTGTCGGAGACGCAGGTGGAGCGGCTGCGGTCGATCATCACCGAGTTGGGTGCCGTCGACGACGCCGAACGGCGGATCACCGACCTCACCGACAACGCGCTGGCCGTCCTGGACGCCAGCACCGCCACCGACGACGGCAAGCGCCTGCTGCGGGAGATGGCCGTGGCCGTCACCCGGCGGAACGCCTGACGTCGTGCGGACCGTGCGGGGCGCGACCGACCACATCGTGGTCGTCGGCGCCGGGTTGGCGGGGTTGTCCGCGGCCCTGTACCTGCGGGGTACCGGCCGGGACGTGACGGTCCTCGAACGCGACGACCGGCCCGGCGGCCGGGTGGGCGTGTACGACGACGCCGGATATCCGATCGACA from Prescottella sp. R16 includes these protein-coding regions:
- a CDS encoding SAV_6107 family HEPN domain-containing protein; translated protein: MARVVSSPVVPAGGCAAAVRSPMSAPYRATVLLRRADGLLSEAAGASRADERFRCAYLAALKGAAAVLAACDGAARAATGRRPRSRSAWVLMARAAPEFADWADYFAEHSALRAAIESGVTRSVESSAADRFYADVGRFLIAVDDLLTGVVRGGGGVGA
- a CDS encoding polyprenyl synthetase family protein, which produces MGPDVVPLHVAITLEAVLSPRPAPSVPPLTDLVEASLREFFASRADTVRSVGGGYPDAVAALESFVLRGGKRVRPVFAWTGWLGAGGDPDGPQAAAALRAASSLELVQACALVHDDIIDASTTRRGFPTVHVEFAGRHRANGWNGDATGFGHGVAILLGDLALAWADDMIRDSGLDPTASARVSPVWSAMRTEVLGGQFLDITGEVSADESVEAALRVNRFKTAAYTIERPLHLGAAIAGADAALVDAYRRFGTDIGIAFQLRDDLLGVFGDPEVTGKPSGDDLRAGKRTVLFAVALARADATDPAAAAVLRDAIGTDLSETQVERLRSIITELGAVDDAERRITDLTDNALAVLDASTATDDGKRLLREMAVAVTRRNA
- a CDS encoding glycosyltransferase family 2 protein — its product is MTAVPHPFGVAVRAGAALALAGVVVAVANVVALPRLRPRGDTVTEPVTVIVPARDEADRIAALVADLRAQRGPTALRILIVDDDSADDTAAIVARAIDGDDRFTLIRTTGPPTPGWLGKTAACARGADHAARQADPGRPGVLVFLDADVRTHPDAVAAAVAELRRRNAALLSAWPRQVAVTAAERLVQPLLCWSWFASLPVAVAHRSRRPSMAVACGQFLVFDAAAYTRAGGHATVAGAVTEDLAIARALRRRGERTVVAAAGAVASCRMYTGAGAVRDGYTRWLWSAYGSPAGSAAVSAVVALGYLLPPVAVVVGRGRIRRWALAGYGAAVASRAAARAVETGRRPGLGDVVDAAAHPLSVAGYLYLTAASHVGRRRGRLRWKGRGVG
- a CDS encoding DUF3153 domain-containing protein, with amino-acid sequence MPLLAGCLRVQVTMGVSTDDKVSGQIVAATVPKDENDKGPQLTPPDSLAPRIRVEEYRKDGYVGTQAFFSDLTFGDVNDLGSMYGQTGGVLQLALRRAGDQVTLDGRVDLEDIPAQGTDVQFTIAFPTRITTTNGVRNGDSTVTWTLPAGDVSTLHAEVRYPDPRTRSFAGWAGMAGGVAVAVAVIVGVMAWRGRNPAPRPAQAETEATDDATSETVRH
- a CDS encoding NAD(P)/FAD-dependent oxidoreductase — its product is MTATLDAVVVGSGHNALVSACYLARDGWSVEVLERDTVLGGAVSTVERFPGHRIDRGSSAHIMIRHSGIVEELGLAAHGLRYIDCDPWAFAPAPAGSDRPGIVFHRSLDRTCASIEAACGVADADAYRRFVGTWGPRSARVMRAFAAPPTGGHLLRSFWGLDTSDGAGALSREFMTTGDALLDEYFDSEPLKAALAWFGAQSGPPMSEPGTAPMVGFAALMHTLPPGRAVGGSGALTAALASRLESDGGTVTLGDGVTELRRDTDAWTVVTASGRRVRARTVIAGCHVLTTLDLLERGGYDRETLAGWRRRIRVGPGIGLVLRLGTDALPSYPSVPDGETTVSSTSGLQLLVTDRAQLRTAHGAALAGELPPDPAVLAMSFSSIDPTISPAGEHQVTLWSQWQPYALSGGRSWADIGEREADRVIAGVDALAPGFAGSIRHRHVQTPADIEREMGLLGGNVMHVEMSLDQMFMWRPIPELSGQRVPHASGLYLTGASTHPGGGVSGASGRSAARIALADARGGRVRRLLRGRLR
- the metF gene encoding methylenetetrahydrofolate reductase [NAD(P)H], which codes for MTQTPSIVDRIRSSADSGSNRIPFSVEFSPPRDEAAEARLWRAVRAFERMNPAFVSMTYGAGGSTRDRTVRVTGEIADQTTLLPVAHLTAVGHSIDELRAMCGAYADRGISNILVLRGDPPGDPLGDWVKHPDGVEYAEELVRLVRAMGDFHVGVASFPEGHYRAPDLEHDTKYLVQKLRAGAEYSITQMFFDVDDYLRLRDRVVAFDAEQGAKPIIPEIMPITSLRSARRSLELSGSRLPVALEERLVRAAGDGPEENRAAVREVGIEVATEMAERLISEGAPCLHFITLNFARATSEVLANLGLSTPAAATA
- a CDS encoding GNAT family N-acetyltransferase is translated as MRSRLPEALAIYVAAMGYPKGTEYHRAPMWSEHIARPGWRAVGAVRTDPHHPDRPAELVAIAYGYRGGPDQWWQQQVRHGMRATGWSGEQVDFVLGNYFELTELHVHPDAQGHRLGEQLLRRLLADRPERGVLLSTPEVDREDNRAWRLYRRTGFRDVVRHFTFAGDRRPFAVLGRGLPL
- a CDS encoding carotenoid biosynthesis protein — its product is MTSTVTRSPLVRVSAVLAAAAVAAQIVYPLVDGRARDVVTVVVVALLAAASIVHAVAVRGGRWAVGLVAATAGIGLVSEIVGTATGYPYGCYAYATDRLGWAIADVPAVVPLAWTAGFYPVWCAASLVTRTRVARIVLTTIGVVGWDLYLDPQMVADGQWRWCVVDAGLPGIAHIPLTNYAGWLLVAAVMAVVVDRLDARLDTRPGSSPPSPARDAVPFALLSWTWLGSALAHAVFLDAPELRYSAVYGLLAMGAVGVPLLVRLARRNVDT